A region of the Gemmatimonadaceae bacterium genome:
CTGGTCGAAAGTCGCAAAGTCGGGGACTTGACCGTTCACGCGATTCAGGCGGGCGGGCAGAAGCTCGACGGCGGCGCGATGTTCGGCGTCGTTCCCAAGCCGCTTTGGGAAAAGCGCATCCCCGCCGATGACCGTAACAGAATTCAGCTGGGCATGCGCTGTCTGCTGGTCGAACACGAATCCGGGCTCATTCTCATCGACACGGGCGCGGGCAACAAGGAAGATGCCAGACTTCTAGATATCTATGGGATCGAAAACGCGGGTGCCGAGGGGCGCACGATGCTGGAAGACGGGCTTACCCAAATTGGAGTGCGGCCCGAGGACATCGGTATCGTCATCAACACTCACCTCCACTTCGACCATGCGGGCGGCAACACGTATCGCAACGCCGACAATGACATCGGCGTTTCGTTTCCCAATGCACGATACATCGTAAAGCGTGGCGAGTACGATTACGCAACCCACACCAACGAACGCACGGCCGCGAGCTACTTCGAACGCAACTTCCTGCCGGTTGTGAGGTCGCACAAATTCGAGTTCGTCAGTCGTGAGAAGGAAATCGTCAAGGGAGTGCGGGTTGTGCCAACCCCTGGACACACGCCGTTTCATCAAAGCGTTCTAATCGAATCTGGCGGCGAGCGCGCGTGTTTTCTTGGCGACCTCGTGCCGACCCACGCGCACCTCTCGTTGCCCTGGATCATGGGCTACGATGTCGAGCCATTGGTGACGCTCGAGACAAAGCGCCGTTTGCTTCATCAGGCGGAAGCTGAGGAGTGGCTGATGATTTTCGAGCACGACGCCACGGTGCCATGGGGCCGAATCGAGCACGACGGCAGGAACTACAAGCTTATGGACAGCCAGCAACCCAGCAGCTGATCCAGCAGCGGCGGTCGTTGCCTTGCCTCGTCCCCGCGAGCCGTTTACACTTAGCTTGTCACAAAACGACAAGCGGGCAGCCCGGGCGGGCTGTCTCACCCTTCGGCCTCCGGCAACATTGCGGAGTGTGCTGACGGAGTTCAAGCCACTCGGCGCCGGAGGTACATTCGGTTCCGTTTGCGCGCGAGCTCCTTTCACCGGGGCTCGCGCTTTTCGTTTCAAAAGTTTTCCCTAAGTGAGGTAGCCGAGTATTCAGGACACCACAAAACGCGTGCGCGTGAACCGGCAGATTCGCATCAGCCCGCTCCGCGTCATTGCAGCCGACGGCGCGCAGCTCGGAATCATGGATGTTGAGACCGCACTCGCCGCCGCGGTGGAGCAGGGACTGGATCTTGTGGAAGTTGCTCCACTCGCCCGGCCGCCTGTGGTTCGCATCATGGACTATGGGAAGTTCAAGTTCGAGCAGGCCAAGATGGCGCGTCAGGCCAAAAAGAAGCAGCACATCATTCACCTCAAGGAAGTGAAGTTTCGTCCCGGTATCGAGGAGCATGACTTCATGACGAAAACCCGGCACGCGCGGGAGTTCCTTGGGGAAGGCAATAAGGTAAAGGTGACATTGATGTTCAGAGGCCGTCAGATCGCGCATCCGGAGCTCGGCCGTGTGGTGGTCAACCGCGTTGCAACAGACCTCGCCGATATCGCGAAGGTGGAATCTGAGCCGAAGTTTGAAGGAAAGTTCATGACGATGATTCTCGCACCAAAGTAGCCGCGAGCCTCGTCACTACAACTAATAGAGACAGATCATGCCGAAAATGAAGACCCACAAAGGCGCCAAGAAGCGGTTCTCCGTAACGGGGACCGGCAAGGTGAAGCGCATGAAGGCGTTCAAGAGCCACATCCTCACGAAGAAGTCGTCGAAGCGGAAGCGTAACCTCCGCCGTTCCACCACGATTGCGACTCCGGGTGAAGCAAAAAACATCAAGCGCCTCTTGCAGGCATAACGGAGAACTAAAATGCCTCGCGTAAGATCGAATGTTGTACGCCTGAAGCGTAAGAAGCAGGTAATGAAGGCCGCTCGCGGTGCGTTCGGCGCCCGCAGCAAGCTCTGGAAAGCGGCGAAAGAGAACGTCGAGCGTGGCTGGAAATACGCTTACCGTGATCGCAAGAACAAGAAACGCGATTTCCGCCGTCTTTGGATTGTCCGCATCAATGCCGGCGCACGCCAGCACGACATGAGCTACAGTGTGTTCATGAACGGCCTCAAGCAGGCCGGGATCGAAATCGACCGCAAGGTGCTCTCGGACATCGCCATTCACGACGCCGCGGCTTTCGGAGCGCTGGCGGAAAGGGCACGGGCAGCGCTCGCGGCCGTGTGATCGTGCGGTGAACCTTCTGGAGTTCGTCAGCCACACCGGGGAGCTCGAAGCCCGCGGGACTACCCTGGTTGCTGGAGCTGAATCGGTTGCCGAGCTGGAGCTGATTCGCAACAAGCTGGTGGGCCGAAAAAACGGCGAGCTTGTTCTGCTCATGAAAACCCTGCCTTCGCTCGCGCCGGATGATCGGTGCGACGCGGGCTTTGCCGTCAATCGCGTCAAACAGGCGCTCGAGTCATCGCTGGCCGATCGAGCGCAGTCGTTGTCAATGTCGAGCGCTACCGCCCCGCCCCCCGATCTGACGATGCCTGCGCGCACGGGTTGGACCGGCGGACGCCATCCGGTCACGCTCGTCATTGACGAGATTCAATCGATATTTCGTGAACTGGGGTTTAGTGTCGCCCTTGGTCCGGAAGCCGAGTCAGAATGGTACAATTTCACGGCGCTAAATTTTCCGAGCGACCACCCGGCGATGGACATGCACGACACGCTGTACCTTGGCGACGACATACTGCTTCGCACGCACACGTCGCCCGTGCAGATTCGAACGCTTCAGCG
Encoded here:
- the pheS gene encoding phenylalanine--tRNA ligase subunit alpha, producing MNLLEFVSHTGELEARGTTLVAGAESVAELELIRNKLVGRKNGELVLLMKTLPSLAPDDRCDAGFAVNRVKQALESSLADRAQSLSMSSATAPPPDLTMPARTGWTGGRHPVTLVIDEIQSIFRELGFSVALGPEAESEWYNFTALNFPSDHPAMDMHDTLYLGDDILLRTHTSPVQIRTLQRYPPPVRILAPGNVYRRDFFDASHAPMFAQIEGLAVDEGISFVDLKATLTHFAQRFFGSTKTRFRPSYFPFTEPSAEMDVECRLCSGSGCSGCKNTGWMEILGSGMVHPKVLEAAGVDAERYTGWAFGMGPGRMAMQRYGLPHIRLLYDSDMRFLSQMSR
- the rplT gene encoding 50S ribosomal protein L20; translated protein: MPRVRSNVVRLKRKKQVMKAARGAFGARSKLWKAAKENVERGWKYAYRDRKNKKRDFRRLWIVRINAGARQHDMSYSVFMNGLKQAGIEIDRKVLSDIAIHDAAAFGALAERARAALAAV
- a CDS encoding MBL fold metallo-hydrolase produces the protein MTAPTPLVESRKVGDLTVHAIQAGGQKLDGGAMFGVVPKPLWEKRIPADDRNRIQLGMRCLLVEHESGLILIDTGAGNKEDARLLDIYGIENAGAEGRTMLEDGLTQIGVRPEDIGIVINTHLHFDHAGGNTYRNADNDIGVSFPNARYIVKRGEYDYATHTNERTAASYFERNFLPVVRSHKFEFVSREKEIVKGVRVVPTPGHTPFHQSVLIESGGERACFLGDLVPTHAHLSLPWIMGYDVEPLVTLETKRRLLHQAEAEEWLMIFEHDATVPWGRIEHDGRNYKLMDSQQPSS
- the infC gene encoding translation initiation factor IF-3 encodes the protein MRVNRQIRISPLRVIAADGAQLGIMDVETALAAAVEQGLDLVEVAPLARPPVVRIMDYGKFKFEQAKMARQAKKKQHIIHLKEVKFRPGIEEHDFMTKTRHAREFLGEGNKVKVTLMFRGRQIAHPELGRVVVNRVATDLADIAKVESEPKFEGKFMTMILAPK
- the rpmI gene encoding 50S ribosomal protein L35, with amino-acid sequence MPKMKTHKGAKKRFSVTGTGKVKRMKAFKSHILTKKSSKRKRNLRRSTTIATPGEAKNIKRLLQA